Genomic DNA from Pelosinus sp. IPA-1:
AATCACGCAAATTGTTAGACATTAAGATGGCACCAATAAGAACAGAGGTAGATATAGAACCCATAATAGCTATATTCGTAACAGTACCAGTTTGAAGAAAGAAGGAAATAACAATAATTACAAGGCCCATACAAAGCCCTGAAACTAACTCACCAAAAGGTGTTGCAGAAATGGGAAAAGGGCCGCCGGAATAGAGATAGCCTACAGCAGCGCAGGAAAGACCAATCGGCAGCAGATACCAAGTACTCTCATGGCAAAGGTATAGACCTAATAGGATAGCGGTAGCCGTGGTATATTGGGCAACTGATAATATCTTGCTGGGGGGAACGCCATACCGAACAATGGCCCCCCCAATCCCAACAGAATGTTCATGATCCAAACCGCGTTTGTAGTCATAATACTCATTGAAGATATTCGTAGCAACTTGAATCAAAATACTAGCTAAAAGCATAATAATAAATAAATCGAGACGAAAATGCTGAGAAGGCAATGCTAAAACTGTACCGATTGCCACTGGGATAAAGGATGCTGTTAGCGTGTGTGGTCGAAGTAGTTTCCACCAGATGCCCCATCTATTCCGAGCAAGTGGGGAAATAGCTTGTATAGGTTGTCCAGCTTGTTGCCCTATTTGCATATTGCGACACCTTCTTCTATTTTTCATCATTTAGGATATAACTTCCATGAAATAAAGAAAAATCCTTTATATAATTTTCCAGTACTTTCTTTAGCAAGTTGTTTTCCTATTCCATTGCATTAAGAACGAATAAGAGAAATTTACCAGGTATTGAGTTCTGTTTAATAGCCATACTATTTAATGTAGAGGGTTCGTAATGGTTGAGCCAAGACTGGTGCCGGATCTTAATAGGGTTCGGTATTGGTCGGCCAAAGATTATTGTCGGGTCGAAAGGTTCGGCAGTAGTCGGCGGGCAGATCGTTATATGTCTTGTAAGGCTGTACGGCAGCCCAACTGTTGTCGTGTGGTCAAAAGGGATG
This window encodes:
- a CDS encoding 1,4-dihydroxy-2-naphthoate polyprenyltransferase; the protein is MQIGQQAGQPIQAISPLARNRWGIWWKLLRPHTLTASFIPVAIGTVLALPSQHFRLDLFIIMLLASILIQVATNIFNEYYDYKRGLDHEHSVGIGGAIVRYGVPPSKILSVAQYTTATAILLGLYLCHESTWYLLPIGLSCAAVGYLYSGGPFPISATPFGELVSGLCMGLVIIVISFFLQTGTVTNIAIMGSISTSVLIGAILMSNNLRDLEDDKSHGRQTLAILLKRSKATYCLMGMFIFSYLWIIFLAAINILPYWSLLSFISIPKAIQASRGFQKNSTPESLAPAMVATAQTNTLFGFSLILGLLFHYW